The following coding sequences are from one Coffea arabica cultivar ET-39 chromosome 11e, Coffea Arabica ET-39 HiFi, whole genome shotgun sequence window:
- the LOC140021535 gene encoding exocyst complex component EXO84A-like — protein sequence MDFGSFSSSVEDSAEFDKDLTLSEKLKVFKPSNFDPEGYVTSRCRRMGEKEIRHLCIYLVDLRKASAEEMRKSVYSNYAAFIRTSREISDLEGQLLSLRNLLSTRANLVHGLADGVGIHSLSDGPEGSKAEDVVGLDQGPSKVENWLAQFLETLEVLLAERRVDEALAALEEGEKMAEEAEKQKSLTPSALLLSLQAAIMEKRKKLADQLAEAACQSSITIVELRSSVQALKRLGDGPRAHTLLLKTHYQKLQSNMQSLRPSGSLEGVAYTAALSQLVFSTIAQAASDSLAIFNEEPAYVSELVTWAVKQTENFALLVKRHVLDLPAASGGLRPVAESVHICFGHCSLLEARGLALSPVLLKIFRPCVERALNANLKRIEQSTAALAAADDWSLNYPPVGSRAFGTTSIGTALSSQPRLSCSAHKFNSMVQELCEDVSPLESLQLSDAALEGVIQAFNAYVNLMINALPGSTETENLEETGHKIVRMAETETQQIALLANALMLADELLPRATIKLSSSQQIYRMDEQSRRTSDKQNRLPEQRELKRRLQRMVDQLRDTFCRQHALELIFNEDGGVRLGADMYLIMDGNADEPEWFPSPIYQELFQKLTYIASIASDMFVGRERFATILLMRLTETIILWLSDDQIFWEEIENGPRPLGPFGLQQFYLDMEFVILFASQGRYLSRNLHQVIKNIIARAIEAVAASNMDPYSMLPEDDWFAEVAQIAIKMLTGKANFGSLERETGSPTASISARSASSVHSHGST from the exons ATGGATTTCGGGTCATTCTCATCAAGCGTAGAAGATTCAGCAGAATTTGATAAAGATCTCACTCTTAGTGAaaaacttaaagtcttcaaaccATCAAATTTCGATCCAGAGGGCTATGTCACCTCCAGATGCCGTCGGATGGGTGAAAAG GAAATTAGGCATTTGTGCATTTACCTAGTCGATTTGAGGAAGGCTTCAGCTGAAGAGATGCGGAAAAGTGTTTATTCTAACTATGCAGCATTCATTCG CACCTCGAGGGAGATTTCTGATCTTGAAGGACAGCTTCTCTCCTTAAGGAATCTCCTCTCAACCCGAGCAAATCTTGTTCATGGTTTAGCTGATGGAGTTGGCATACATTCTCTGTCAGATGGCCCCGAAGGTTCCAAAGCTGAGGACGTTGTAGGATTGGACCAGGGACCTTCAAAAGTCGAAAATTGGTTAGCTCAATTTTTGGAGACTCTTGAAGTTTTACTGGCTGAAAGAAGGGTTGACGAAGCTTTGGCTGCCTtggaagaaggggaaaaaatggcAGAGGAGGCCGAGAAACAAAAAAGTTTAACTCCATCGGCATTGTTATTATCACTGCAGGCAGCTATTATGGAGAAGAGAAAAAAGTTGGCAGATCAATTAGCAGAAGCTGCTTGCCAATCTTCAATCACCATTGTTGAGCTTCGCTCGTCTGTACAAGCTCTTAAACGACTTGGGGATGGCCCACGAGCTCACACACTACTTCTGAAAACTCACTATCAGAAGCTGCAGAGTAATATGCAGAGTCTCCGGCCATCAGGATCTTTGGAAGGAGTAGCATATACTGCTGCACTTTCCCAGCTTGTTTTCTCAACCATTGCACAGGCAGCAAGTGATTCGTTGGCTATATTCAATGAAGAGCCTGCATATGTATCTGAACTTGTTACTTGGGCTGTCAAGCAGACAGAGAATTTTGCACTGCTTGTGAAGAGACATGTTCTAGATTTACCAGCAGCTTCAGGGGGACTCAGACCTGTTGCTGAGTCGGTTCACATATGCTTTGGTCACTGCTCTTTGCTAGAAGCTCGTGGATTGGCCCTTTCTCCAGTTCTCTTGAAAATCTTTAGGCCTTGTGTCGAGCGGGCACTGAATGCAAACTTGAAAAGAATTGAACAGAGCACTGCTGCGCTTGCTGCTGCAGACGATTGGTCACTCAATTATCCCCCTGTTGGTTCACGCGCTTTTGGTACCACGTCCATTGGCACTGCATTATCATCCCAACCAAGGCTCTCATGCAGCGCTCACAAGTTTAATTCCATGGTTCAG GAACTTTGCGAGGATGTCAGTCCCCTTGAGAGCTTGCAGTTGTCTGATGCAGCTTTAGAAGGTGTTATACAAGCTTTTAACGCATATGTGAACTTAATGATAAATGCATTGCCCGGTTCAACAGAGACTGAGAACCTGGAGGAGACTGGACATAAAATTGTCAGGATGGCAGAAACCGAAACCCAACAAATTGCCTTGCTAGCCAATGCACTAATGCTGGCAGACGAGCTTCTTCCACGTGCAACCATTAAGCTCTCATCGTCACAGCAGATTTATAGAATGGATGAACAATCTCGAAGGACTTCAGATAAACAGAACCGTCTTCCAGAGCAAAGGGAACTTAAGCGCCGGCTCCAGCGCATGGTTGATCAATTACGAGATACCTTTTGCAGGCAACATGCCCTTGAGCTTATCTTCAATGAAGATGGTGGCGTTCGTTTGGGTGCAGATATGTACTTAATCATGGATGGAAATGCTGATGAGCCAGAATGGTTTCCCTCACCAATATATCAG GAATTGTTTCAGAAGTTAACATACATTGCGAGCATCGCTTCAGATATGTTTGTGGGAAGAGAAAGATTTGCTACTATTCTGTTGATGAGACTCACAGAGACAATCATCCTATGGCTTTCTGATGATCAAATCTTCtgggaagaaattgagaacggGCCAAGGCCTCTGGGTCCTTTTGGGCTTCAACAG TTTTATTTGGATATGGAGTTTGTGATACTCTTCGCATCACAAGGGCGGTACCTATCCCGAAATTTGCATCAAGTTATCAAAAACATCATTGCTAGAGCTATTGAAGCGGTTGCTGCAAGTAACATGGATCCTTATAG TATGTTGCCAGAGGATGACTGGTTTGCTGAAGTAGCTCAAATTGCAATAAAGATGTTGACCGGGAAAGCCAACTTTGGGAGCTTGGAGAGAGAGACTGGCAGTCCAACCGCATCCATTTCTGCAAGATCTGCTTCATCTGTCCACTCCCATGGAAGTACCTAG
- the LOC140021536 gene encoding uncharacterized protein, whose amino-acid sequence MGACVSRPESCVGGKFGGSKKKSRRRRKGVRRKVPSHLPDRSSLDKFDNKSLPLDPSFNNPTYNKGSTEEEWHDSAAILESDCSDDDFQSVPDDLLSLNGCDAASVSSITSPKYANQRHGDANVQCVSSIEQPQGQGDLSNQNSARNSVSGVSKSSGHPNDCELRVKFDGSSSEVQPVFLDEISSSADESADREDGLMDNCGILPNNCLPCLASTVPSVEKRRSLSSSPPSARKKAASKLSFKWREGHSSANLLSSKALLQRPIAGSQVPFCPLEKKISDSWSQIEPSTFKVRGPNYHRDKRKDFAPNYAAYYPFGLDVFLSPKKVNHIARFVELPAINYSGALPSILVVNAQIPLYPATIFQNETDGDGISFVMYFKLSESYAKELPFHFQESIRRLINDEVEKVKGFPVDTNVPFRERLKILGRVGNVDDLRLSAPERKLMHAYNEKPVLSRPQHEFFLGENYFEIDLDMHRFSYISRKGFEAFLDRLKFCILDFGLTIQGNKAEELPEQILCCIRLNEIDYANYQQLEFSNESL is encoded by the exons ATGGGTGCATGTGTATCAAGGCCAGAGAGTTGTGTGGGAGGTAAATTTGGAGGGTCCAAGAAAAAGTctaggagaagaagaaaaggggtgAGGAGAAAAGTTCCTTCTCACTTACCTGACCGATCATCATTGGATAAATTTGACAACAAGTCTCTTCCTTTGGATCCCTCCTTCAACAATCCCACCTATAATAaag GAAGCACTGAGGAGGAATGGCATGATTCTGCTGCAATACTTGAATCTGACTGTAGTGACGATGATTTTCAAAGTGTTCCTGATG ATTTGCTCTCCCTCAATGGCTGTGATGCTGCATCAGTGTCTAGTATTACTTCTCCCAAATATGCCAATCAAAGACATGGTGATGCTAATGTGCAATGTGTATCCTCTATTGAGCAGCCACAGGGGCAAGGAGACTTGTCAAATCAGAATTCTGCTCGGAACTCTGTCAGTGGAGTTTCAAAAAGTTCAGGGCATCCTAATGACTGTGAATTGCGGGTGAAATTTGATGGATCCTCCAGTGAGGTGCAACCTGTTTTCCTTGATGAAATATCCTCTTCGGCAGATGAAAGTGCTGACAGGGAGGATGGCTTGATGGATAACTGTGGTATTCTTCCAAACAATTGTTTGCCTTGTCTAGCTTCAACTGTCCCATCTGTGGAAAAGAGGAGATCTCTGAGCTCCAGTCCACCAAGTGCTAGGAAAAAGGCTGCCTCGAAACTTTCCTTCAAGTGGAGGGAAGGACATTCTAGTGCAAATTTGC TTTCTTCAAAGGCGCTTTTACAAAGGCCAATTGCCGGATCCCAGGTACCTTTTTGTCCCTTGGAGAAGAAGATTTCTGACAGTTGGTCTCAGATTGAACCGAGTACTTTCAAAGTTCGGGGGCCAAATTATCATAG AGATAAAAGGAAGGATTTTGCTCCAAATTATGCAGCATATTACCCATTTGGTCTTGATGTATTTTTATCTCCGAAGAAAGTTAATCATATTGCTCGATTTGTGGAGCTTCCAGCCATAAACTACTCTGGGGCACTTCCTTCTATTCTTGTTGTCAATGCTCAG ATACCACTGTATCCAGccacaatttttcaaaatgaaactGATGGAGACGGGATTAGTTTTGTTATGTACTTTAAACTTTCAGAGAGTTATGCAAAGGAACTTCCATTCCATTTTCAAGAAAGTATCAGG AGGTTAATCAAtgatgaggtggaaaaagtaaAAGGCTTTCCTGTAGATACAAATGTACCTTTCAGGGAAAGGTTAAAAATCTTGGGGCGTGTAGGCAATGTGGATGATCTCCGTTTAAGTGCGCCTGAGCGAAAGCTTATGCATGCCTACAATGAAAAGCCTGTTCTTTCACGTCCGCAACATGAATTTTTCTTG GGAGAAAACTATTTTGAGATTGATTTGGATATGCATCGATTTAGCTACATCTCTAGAAAAGGTTTTGAAGCATTCCTAGACCGGCTAAAGTTTTGCATCTTGGACTTTGGCCTCACAATTCAG GGTAACAAAGCTGAGGAGTTGCCGGAGCAGATTTTATGCTGCATACGGCTAAATGAAATTGATTATGCGAATTATCAGCAATTGGAGTTTAGTAATGAGTCCCTTTAG
- the LOC140021027 gene encoding uncharacterized protein, with amino-acid sequence MELLKLSKFKLQLKALISEVKQLKDTEISANDQVRVLTQKQKQRDEVFSKKLTALQAELSLSNDIRQKLEKKVSCLESENGLLESKQQELVETISSLLQSKQSFFQVYEDSFGEMKRAMEDRDKKIAVLSEKIKAHSLLFDTIEKEANSIKQVVSNAENALKEREEVVVGLKRKFDEASTWETLFLETINNLERKLRDDDELKRKDKIILDLEAQIEAAKSTYDFQPRVDELQNALAAKEIIIQNLILEKQALHFEVRNLGFTMKKIQDAVSGMDEENRKSFSSILYEAEECVTNESNEVKGLGDVQEEEDGCHQNTSAVGAVENSGFF; translated from the exons ATGGAGCTTCTGAAACTATCAAAATTCAAGCTCCAACTCAAAGCCCTAATCTCCGAAGTCAAGCAACTCAAA GATACAGAAATCTCAGCTAATGATCAAGTCCGAGTTTTGACTCAG AAACAAAAGCAAAGAGACGAGGTTTTTAGTAAAAAGTTAACGGCATTGCAAGCTGAATTAAGTTTATCTAATGATATCCGACAGAAACTCGAAAAGAAg GTGAGTTGCCTTGAGAGTGAAAATGGGTTGCTAGAGAGTAAGCAGCAGGAGTTGGTGGAGACAATTAGCAGCTTACTTCAATCAAAACAGAGTTTTTTCCAAGTTTATGAG GACTCCTTTGGAGAAATGAAACGAGCTATGGAAGACAGAGATAAAAAGATTGCTGTTCTTTCTGAGAAGATAAAAGCTCATTCCCTACTATTTGACACAATTGAAAAGGAGGCTAATTCTATCAAGCAGGTCGTGAGTAATGCAGAGAACGCtttaaaagaaagagaagaagtaG TTGTTGGATTAAAGAGGAAATTTGATGAGGCTTCTACGTGGGAAACACTATTTTTGG AAACAATCAATAACCTGGAAAGAAAACTGAGAGATGATGATGAGCTCAAAAGGAAGGATAAAATCATTTTGGATCTGGAAGCACAGATAGAGGCAGCAAAATCAACCTATGACTTCCAACCAAGAGTTGATGAG CTTCAGAATGCATTAGCTGCCAAGGAAATCATTATACAGAATTTAATCTTGGAGAAACAA GCATTGCATTTTGAAGTTCGTAATCTGGGTTTTACCATGAAGAAGATTCAAGATGCTGTCTCAGGAATGGATGAAGAG AATAGGAAATCATTTTCCTCAATTTTATATGAAGCAGAGGAATGcgtaacaaatgaaagcaatgAAGTCAAAGG ATTAGGAGATgttcaagaagaggaagatggcTGTCACCAAAATACTTCTGCTGTAGGAGCTGTTGAAAATTCAGGGTTCTTCTAG